A region of uncultured Anaeromusa sp. DNA encodes the following proteins:
- a CDS encoding IS3 family transposase, with product MRAKYRVVERLRNKYPVQSLCRILEITRSGYYAWRKRIYDPDQDAWLKKQVMACQQQCNFTYGYRRVRLWIQQQTGRILNAKPVLRIMRKLDVLAQIRRARPYTYYKQAIHRYENLLQRQFYQEKPNCFWATDITYIPTAQGMAYMCAVIDLCGKMVLNYRIGNDMTVSLVTDTIQDALKNEKATDGLALHSDQGSQYTSSAYYNLSKEYHFQPSMSNRGCPYDNSSMENFFGTLKAECLNRMTFPNREFLSEIVAEYVSFYNYERINLKNGLTPYEIRSKAM from the coding sequence GTGAGAGCAAAATACCGTGTGGTCGAGCGATTGAGAAACAAGTATCCGGTTCAGTCGCTTTGTCGCATCTTAGAAATAACACGTAGCGGTTATTATGCTTGGCGAAAACGGATTTACGATCCAGATCAAGATGCTTGGCTCAAAAAGCAGGTTATGGCTTGTCAGCAGCAATGCAACTTTACTTATGGATATCGCCGGGTTCGGCTCTGGATTCAGCAACAAACCGGGCGAATTTTGAACGCTAAACCGGTCTTGCGTATTATGCGGAAGCTGGATGTTTTAGCGCAGATTCGCCGTGCACGTCCTTATACTTATTACAAACAGGCAATTCATCGCTACGAAAATCTGTTGCAACGGCAGTTTTATCAAGAAAAACCAAACTGTTTCTGGGCGACGGATATCACCTATATCCCTACAGCGCAGGGAATGGCTTATATGTGTGCAGTTATCGATTTATGTGGAAAAATGGTGCTGAACTATCGAATAGGAAATGATATGACTGTTTCTCTAGTAACCGATACAATTCAGGATGCATTAAAAAATGAAAAGGCCACTGATGGACTAGCACTCCACAGTGACCAAGGGTCGCAGTATACCTCAAGCGCATATTACAACCTAAGCAAAGAATACCACTTTCAACCATCAATGTCTAATAGAGGTTGCCCTTACGATAATTCATCCATGGAGAACTTCTTCGGTACATTGAAAGCGGAATGTTTAAATCGCATGACCTTTCCCAATCGGGAATTTTTATCGGAGATTGTTGCTGAATATGTATCATTCTATAACTATGAACGAATCAATTTAAAAAATGGCCTTACTCCTTATGAGATACGGAGTAAGGCCATGTAA